Proteins encoded by one window of Streptomyces sp. NBC_01477:
- a CDS encoding GntR family transcriptional regulator, translated as MVSEPSRSAVKRERVRDYLMELVESCAPGDPIPSERTLCEQLGVSRPTLRSAVDELVTTGLLLREHGRGMFVARAKITQELAPARDAYRLPQASGSWASRVLEFTTVQAGARVGRKLHISPAAEITYIARLRLVDDEPMAIEYLHVPAALVPGLRPDDMESGDFYDFLRERHGVRVHEAVQSIEPTVTNEEEARLIGVPVLSPALLFERLTKDATGRPVEYVHSVYRGDRYRIVSRLALGDAAPATPLSPAQHHPGIPPGDLDSRREVPAMTTGDVQPGS; from the coding sequence ATGGTCAGCGAGCCGTCGCGCTCCGCGGTGAAACGCGAACGGGTCCGCGACTACCTCATGGAACTCGTCGAGTCCTGCGCCCCCGGCGACCCGATCCCCTCCGAGCGCACCCTGTGCGAACAGCTCGGCGTCTCCCGGCCCACCCTGCGCTCCGCCGTGGACGAACTGGTCACCACCGGGCTGCTGCTGCGCGAGCACGGGCGCGGCATGTTCGTCGCCCGCGCCAAGATCACCCAGGAGCTCGCCCCGGCCCGCGACGCGTACCGCCTGCCGCAGGCGTCCGGCAGCTGGGCCAGCCGGGTGCTGGAGTTCACCACGGTGCAGGCGGGCGCCCGCGTCGGCCGCAAGCTGCACATCTCGCCGGCCGCGGAGATCACGTACATCGCGCGGCTGCGGCTCGTCGACGACGAGCCGATGGCCATCGAGTACCTCCATGTGCCCGCGGCACTCGTCCCCGGGCTGCGGCCCGACGACATGGAGTCCGGCGACTTCTACGACTTCCTGCGGGAGCGGCACGGGGTGCGGGTGCACGAGGCCGTGCAGTCCATCGAGCCGACCGTCACCAACGAGGAGGAGGCCAGGCTGATCGGGGTGCCCGTGCTCTCACCCGCGCTGCTCTTCGAGCGGCTGACGAAGGACGCGACGGGGCGGCCGGTGGAGTACGTCCACTCGGTCTACCGGGGTGACCGCTACCGGATCGTCTCCCGGCTGGCCCTGGGCGACGCCGCCCCGGCCACGCCCCTGTCCCCGGCCCAGCACCACCCGGGCATCCCCCCGGGCGACCTCGATTCCCGCCGGGAGGTGCCGGCGATGACCACCGGTGACGTCCAGCCAGGTTCTTGA
- a CDS encoding extracellular solute-binding protein — protein MRSRLLPAAAALALAAVTGLTACGSSSDDSSDSPGSAAAAPAELTVWIMQDSMSDGVLSRFKTSFEAAHKGTTLDIQIQPWDGIGQKITSALASKDAPDVMEVGNTQVAQYAASGGVEDLTAKVADLQGSDWIPGLADPGKIDGKQYGVPWYAANRVVIYNKDLFAKAGITAPPKTRAEWIADTAKLNTGGNDGIYLPGQTWYALAGFVWDEGGDLAVKDGDQWKGALDTPQAKAGMAFYQQLQALGKGPKDADEAKPLQADVFAKGKSAQIISVPGGAAVITKANPAMKDRIGFFPIPGKTADKPGAVFTGGSDLVIPEASRHQALAYEVVKALAGTAFQTDMAKEMSYVPNRTSLASVLAGNPGASVMAVGAANGHATPNSPNWAAVEANNPIKQYMTQVLTGADPDAAGRTASDAITKALNTAS, from the coding sequence GTGAGATCCCGACTCCTCCCCGCCGCCGCCGCGCTCGCCCTGGCGGCCGTCACCGGCCTCACCGCCTGCGGCTCGTCGTCCGACGACTCCTCCGACTCCCCCGGCAGCGCCGCCGCGGCGCCGGCCGAGCTGACCGTCTGGATCATGCAGGACAGCATGTCCGACGGTGTCCTCAGCCGTTTCAAGACCTCCTTCGAGGCGGCGCACAAGGGCACCACCCTGGACATCCAGATCCAGCCGTGGGACGGCATAGGCCAGAAGATCACCAGCGCGCTGGCCAGCAAGGACGCGCCGGACGTGATGGAGGTCGGCAACACGCAGGTCGCGCAGTACGCGGCCAGCGGCGGCGTCGAGGACCTCACCGCCAAGGTGGCCGACCTCCAGGGCTCCGACTGGATACCCGGGCTCGCCGACCCGGGGAAGATCGACGGCAAGCAGTACGGCGTGCCGTGGTACGCCGCCAACCGCGTGGTGATCTACAACAAGGACCTCTTCGCGAAGGCCGGCATCACCGCCCCGCCCAAGACCCGCGCCGAGTGGATCGCGGACACCGCCAAGCTCAACACCGGCGGCAACGACGGGATCTACCTGCCGGGGCAGACCTGGTACGCGCTGGCGGGCTTCGTCTGGGACGAGGGCGGCGACCTCGCGGTCAAGGACGGCGACCAGTGGAAGGGCGCCCTGGACACCCCGCAGGCCAAGGCGGGCATGGCCTTCTACCAGCAGCTCCAGGCGCTCGGCAAGGGTCCCAAGGACGCCGACGAGGCCAAGCCGCTCCAGGCGGACGTCTTCGCCAAGGGCAAGAGCGCGCAGATCATCTCGGTGCCCGGCGGCGCCGCGGTCATCACCAAGGCCAACCCGGCGATGAAGGACAGGATCGGCTTCTTCCCGATCCCGGGCAAGACCGCCGACAAGCCCGGCGCGGTCTTCACCGGCGGCTCCGACCTGGTGATCCCGGAGGCCTCGCGGCACCAGGCGCTGGCCTACGAAGTGGTCAAGGCTCTCGCGGGCACCGCCTTCCAGACCGACATGGCCAAGGAGATGAGCTACGTGCCCAACCGCACGTCGCTGGCTTCGGTCCTGGCCGGCAATCCGGGCGCGTCGGTGATGGCGGTGGGCGCGGCGAACGGCCACGCCACCCCGAACTCCCCGAACTGGGCGGCGGTCGAGGCGAACAACCCGATCAAGCAGTACATGACCCAGGTGCTGACCGGCGCCGACCCGGACGCGGCGGGCAGGACCGCCTCCGACGCGATCACCAAGGCGCTCAACACCGCCTCCTGA
- a CDS encoding carbohydrate ABC transporter permease produces MLTAHSAAAPRPAVTDPPPAPPRVRRRVRVAALWPYLLVAPTVVGAVFLLVYPIVRNTVMSFQHFGLGQLIRGGATWVGFANYRTVLDDPEFWTVVRRTLWWTGLNVALIMVLGTAVSLMLIRLGRRMRLAVMSGLVLTWATPVIAATTIFQWLFQSRFGVVNWALVKLGFDSYRDYTWFAHGGSTFAILVVLVVWQSVPFAALTLYGGLTTIPAELYESAKIDGASAWQSFRLVTFPMLRPLFALVTSLEVIWCFKAFTQIWVIGEGGPNGATTTLPVYAFQIAQSLHKYDLGAAVSTLTVLILLVALVFNLRRMFRQEGAL; encoded by the coding sequence GTGCTCACCGCCCACTCCGCCGCCGCGCCGCGGCCGGCCGTCACGGATCCGCCACCGGCGCCGCCGCGGGTGCGGCGGCGGGTACGGGTCGCCGCGCTCTGGCCGTACCTGCTGGTCGCGCCCACCGTGGTCGGGGCGGTGTTCCTGCTGGTCTACCCGATCGTCAGAAACACCGTCATGTCCTTCCAGCACTTCGGCCTCGGCCAGCTGATCCGGGGCGGTGCGACCTGGGTCGGCTTCGCCAACTACCGCACGGTGCTGGACGATCCGGAGTTCTGGACGGTGGTGCGCCGCACCCTGTGGTGGACCGGGCTGAACGTCGCGCTGATCATGGTGCTCGGCACCGCGGTGTCGCTGATGCTGATCAGGCTCGGCCGGCGGATGCGGCTGGCGGTGATGAGCGGCCTGGTGCTGACCTGGGCGACGCCGGTCATCGCCGCCACCACCATCTTCCAGTGGCTGTTCCAGTCCCGTTTCGGAGTGGTCAACTGGGCACTGGTCAAGCTGGGTTTCGACTCGTACCGGGACTACACCTGGTTCGCGCACGGCGGCTCGACCTTCGCGATCCTGGTCGTCCTGGTGGTGTGGCAGTCGGTGCCGTTCGCCGCGCTGACGCTCTACGGCGGCCTCACCACCATCCCGGCCGAGCTGTACGAGTCGGCGAAGATCGACGGGGCGAGCGCCTGGCAGTCCTTCCGGCTGGTCACCTTCCCGATGCTGCGCCCGCTGTTCGCGCTCGTCACCTCGCTCGAAGTGATCTGGTGCTTCAAGGCGTTCACCCAGATCTGGGTGATCGGCGAGGGCGGCCCGAACGGCGCCACCACCACCTTGCCTGTCTACGCCTTCCAGATCGCCCAGTCGCTGCACAAGTACGACCTCGGCGCGGCCGTCTCCACCCTGACCGTGCTGATCCTGCTCGTCGCGCTGGTGTTCAACCTGCGCCGGATGTTCCGCCAGGAGGGCGCGCTGTGA
- a CDS encoding carbohydrate ABC transporter permease translates to MTALTTTGKAPVRLPRRRPRLRRLPLNLAALLTLAVSVFPIYWMVLTAFTPASDIQSDSPSFLPLHPTLAHFRTAVDSPGFGTFWRNSLTVTLGAVLMALVVALLAAFAVGRMRWRGRRAFILLVFVAQMAPWEALLIPMYVIARDTDMLDRLSMLTLIYFMMTLPFTIVTLRGFLAAIPVELEEAAQVDGCTRPQAFRRVTFPLLAPGLLSTSLFGFITAWNEFAFANTLIIKNQGARTLPVWLSSFSNVFGTDWGATMAASSLFMLPVLVVFLLLQNRVTSGMTAGAVKG, encoded by the coding sequence GTGACCGCTCTTACCACTACTGGTAAAGCCCCGGTGCGGCTGCCGCGCCGCCGCCCGCGGCTGCGCCGGCTGCCGCTGAACCTGGCCGCCCTGCTCACGCTGGCCGTGTCGGTCTTCCCGATCTACTGGATGGTGCTCACCGCCTTCACGCCCGCCTCCGACATCCAGTCGGACTCGCCGTCCTTCCTGCCGCTGCACCCCACGCTGGCGCACTTCCGTACCGCCGTGGACTCCCCCGGCTTCGGCACCTTCTGGCGCAACAGCCTGACGGTGACGCTCGGCGCGGTGCTGATGGCGCTGGTGGTGGCGCTGCTGGCGGCCTTCGCGGTCGGGCGGATGCGGTGGCGCGGGCGGCGGGCGTTCATCCTGCTGGTGTTCGTCGCGCAGATGGCGCCCTGGGAGGCGCTGCTGATCCCGATGTACGTGATCGCCAGGGACACCGACATGCTCGACAGGCTGTCGATGCTGACACTGATCTACTTCATGATGACGCTGCCCTTCACCATCGTGACGCTGCGCGGCTTCCTGGCCGCGATCCCGGTGGAGCTGGAGGAGGCGGCGCAGGTCGACGGCTGCACCAGGCCGCAGGCCTTCCGCCGGGTGACCTTCCCGCTGCTGGCGCCCGGGCTGCTGTCCACCTCGCTGTTCGGCTTCATCACGGCGTGGAACGAGTTCGCCTTCGCCAACACCCTGATCATCAAGAACCAGGGCGCCCGCACCCTGCCGGTCTGGCTGTCGTCGTTCAGCAACGTCTTCGGCACCGACTGGGGCGCCACGATGGCCGCCTCGTCGCTGTTCATGCTGCCGGTGCTGGTGGTCTTCCTGCTCCTGCAGAACCGCGTCACCTCCGGCATGACCGCGGGCGCCGTCAAGGGCTGA
- a CDS encoding beta-N-acetylhexosaminidase, giving the protein MIIPHPTQFARIPGHFTFDESTAVRASGDALGAARLLRTLLAPATGLPLRQSPTGTVVLVVDAMLGGLGDEGYGLTVGPDAVLLRAARPAGLLRGVQTIRQLLPAQALSARPVTGVPWRMPGVQITDVPRFGWRGAMLDVARHFQPVSFLRRFTDLLAFHKLNVLHLHLTDDQGWRMPVAAFPALTEVGGVRAGAVPHSGAYTAAELRGLVAYAAERGVTVVPEIEMPGHARAALAAYPGLGNVPGRALDVWTEWGVCDTVLGVHDEVLDFCRTVLGEVLDVFPSPYVHVGGDECPVTEWETSTAARRRAAELGLGAPRALHGWFLGQVGEFLLAQGRRPVCWAEDSGALPADFTVMPWRDSAHGLAAARRGHDVIMTPYRSTYLDYPQSADPAEPPGQAGGVVDLRAVHGAGAAPADWEPAAAARVLGTQAQLWTEYVSTPAHAEYLAFPRLAALADRAWNPASDWSADFSPALRLHEARLDALRVPRRSPAPTTTLR; this is encoded by the coding sequence GTGATCATTCCGCACCCCACCCAATTCGCCCGCATCCCCGGCCACTTCACCTTCGACGAGTCCACCGCGGTGCGCGCCTCGGGCGACGCGCTGGGCGCCGCCCGGCTGCTGCGTACGCTGCTCGCCCCGGCCACCGGGCTGCCGCTGCGGCAGTCCCCCACCGGCACTGTCGTCCTGGTCGTCGACGCGATGCTCGGCGGCCTCGGCGACGAGGGCTACGGCCTGACCGTCGGCCCCGACGCGGTGCTGCTGCGGGCGGCCCGCCCGGCCGGGCTGCTGCGCGGTGTGCAGACGATCCGCCAGCTGCTGCCCGCGCAGGCCCTGTCGGCGCGCCCGGTGACCGGGGTGCCGTGGCGGATGCCCGGGGTGCAGATCACCGATGTGCCGCGGTTCGGCTGGCGGGGCGCGATGCTCGATGTGGCCAGGCACTTCCAGCCGGTGTCCTTCCTGCGCCGCTTCACCGACCTGCTGGCCTTCCACAAGCTCAATGTGCTGCATCTGCACCTGACCGACGACCAGGGCTGGCGGATGCCGGTCGCGGCCTTCCCCGCGCTGACCGAGGTCGGCGGGGTGCGCGCGGGCGCGGTGCCGCACTCCGGCGCCTACACGGCCGCCGAGCTGCGCGGCCTGGTCGCCTACGCGGCCGAGCGCGGGGTCACCGTCGTCCCCGAGATCGAGATGCCCGGCCATGCGCGCGCGGCCCTGGCGGCGTATCCGGGGCTGGGCAATGTGCCGGGGCGGGCGCTGGACGTGTGGACCGAGTGGGGCGTGTGCGACACGGTGCTCGGCGTCCACGACGAGGTCCTGGACTTCTGCAGGACCGTGCTCGGCGAGGTGCTCGACGTCTTCCCCTCCCCGTATGTGCACGTCGGCGGCGACGAGTGCCCGGTCACCGAGTGGGAGACCAGTACGGCCGCGCGGCGGCGGGCGGCCGAGCTGGGGCTCGGGGCGCCCCGGGCGCTGCACGGCTGGTTCCTCGGGCAGGTCGGCGAGTTCCTGCTGGCGCAGGGGCGGCGGCCGGTGTGCTGGGCGGAGGACTCGGGCGCGCTGCCCGCCGACTTCACCGTGATGCCGTGGCGGGACTCCGCGCACGGCCTCGCCGCGGCCCGGCGCGGCCACGACGTGATCATGACTCCCTACCGCTCGACGTACCTGGACTACCCGCAGTCCGCCGACCCGGCGGAGCCGCCGGGCCAGGCGGGCGGTGTGGTGGACCTGCGGGCGGTGCACGGCGCCGGGGCCGCGCCCGCCGACTGGGAGCCGGCCGCCGCCGCCCGGGTGCTCGGCACCCAGGCGCAGCTGTGGACCGAGTACGTCAGCACTCCCGCGCATGCCGAGTACCTGGCCTTCCCCCGGCTGGCCGCGCTCGCCGACCGGGCCTGGAACCCGGCCAGCGACTGGTCCGCCGACTTCTCCCCCGCGCTGCGGCTGCACGAGGCCCGCCTCGACGCGCTGCGTGTGCCGCGCCGCAGCCCGGCCCCCACGACCACTTTGCGCTGA
- a CDS encoding cellulose binding domain-containing protein encodes MRTAMAVCAAAGLGCAALTALPAAAAQDSLTAQYRTSASGATADQAEPWLEVTNTGTGSVPLSRVTVRYYFKSDGPGVTYRFACSWAVKGCANVTGTFGTLANPTATADRYLEVGFTAGAGSLAPGQNTGDLQLRFYRADWQTLTQSDDYSFNGAQTAYANWPKLTVQDAGALVYGTAPAGNNPTPPTTPPTTPPTTPPTSPGGGGDQNAPALFDDFSYTASSDPAVQQHGWTVKSGQGGPGVAGATWSPQDVTFVADGSNKVMNLRLTTDGTASGTRETELQTTARKFKNGTYAARVRFDDTPSGGPDGDHVNQTFFTFTPLNAPMDPDYSEQDFEYLPNGGWGETQNIMYETSWETYNPDPWNAVNTHGQQYGSLDGWHDLQITIDNTSITYYIDGQVVATHGEPYLPETPQWIDFNHWLIDLAGQTGSTPRSYDEQVDYVCFVKDQVLSPAQVSARVAGYRAAGTAFTDTVPNP; translated from the coding sequence ATGCGCACCGCGATGGCGGTGTGCGCGGCGGCCGGCCTCGGCTGCGCCGCGCTCACCGCGCTGCCCGCGGCGGCGGCCCAGGACTCGCTGACCGCGCAATACCGTACGAGCGCCTCCGGTGCGACCGCCGACCAGGCGGAGCCGTGGCTGGAGGTCACCAACACCGGTACGGGCAGCGTCCCGTTGAGCCGGGTCACGGTCCGCTACTACTTCAAGTCCGACGGCCCGGGGGTCACCTACCGCTTCGCGTGCTCCTGGGCGGTCAAGGGCTGCGCCAACGTCACCGGCACCTTCGGCACACTGGCCAATCCCACCGCGACCGCCGACCGCTACCTGGAGGTCGGCTTCACCGCGGGCGCGGGCTCGCTCGCGCCCGGGCAGAACACCGGTGACCTGCAACTGCGCTTCTACCGGGCGGACTGGCAGACGCTGACCCAGTCCGACGACTACTCCTTCAACGGCGCGCAGACCGCGTACGCGAACTGGCCGAAGCTCACCGTGCAGGACGCCGGCGCGCTCGTCTACGGCACCGCGCCCGCGGGCAACAACCCGACCCCGCCCACCACTCCTCCCACGACCCCGCCCACCACTCCGCCGACCTCACCAGGCGGTGGCGGCGACCAGAACGCGCCCGCGCTCTTCGACGACTTCTCCTACACCGCCAGCTCCGACCCGGCCGTCCAGCAGCACGGCTGGACGGTGAAGTCCGGACAGGGCGGCCCCGGCGTGGCCGGCGCCACCTGGTCGCCGCAGGACGTCACCTTCGTCGCCGACGGCTCGAACAAGGTGATGAACCTGCGGCTCACCACCGACGGCACCGCCTCCGGCACCCGGGAAACCGAACTCCAGACCACCGCCAGGAAGTTCAAGAACGGGACCTACGCGGCCCGGGTGCGTTTCGACGACACCCCCAGCGGCGGCCCCGACGGCGACCACGTCAACCAGACCTTCTTCACCTTCACCCCGCTCAACGCGCCGATGGACCCCGACTACAGCGAGCAGGACTTCGAGTACCTGCCCAACGGCGGCTGGGGCGAGACGCAGAACATCATGTACGAGACGTCCTGGGAGACCTACAACCCCGACCCGTGGAACGCCGTCAACACCCACGGCCAGCAGTACGGCAGCCTGGACGGCTGGCACGATCTGCAGATCACCATCGACAACACCAGCATCACGTACTACATCGACGGCCAGGTCGTCGCGACGCACGGTGAGCCGTACCTGCCCGAGACGCCGCAGTGGATCGACTTCAACCACTGGCTGATCGACCTGGCCGGGCAGACCGGCAGCACCCCGCGGTCGTACGACGAGCAGGTGGACTACGTCTGCTTCGTCAAGGACCAGGTGCTCAGCCCGGCGCAGGTGAGCGCGCGGGTCGCGGGCTACCGTGCGGCGGGCACCGCGTTCACGGACACCGTGCCCAATCCGTAG
- a CDS encoding sigma-70 family RNA polymerase sigma factor, translating into MRAGDRVGPDPALVTAARAGDQPALDRLVAQCLPLVYNVVGRALDGHDDVDDVVQETLLRVVRGLADLRDPAAFRSWLVAIAVRQVRDREQARKASWHHQTALDAAELIPDPASDFAAVTILRLGLTDQRRDIAEATRWLDGDDRTLLALWWLEETGDLGRSELADALGLTRQHAAVKVQRMKEQLETSRSVVRALGGGPECDGLRHLTGGWDGVPSPLWRKRFARHIRGCADCTGRAGALLPMDRLLSGLPLLPVPIGVGGPFAAHAPAFPAAFAHPAAPVPPTPAAASAAPRTAPHSPPRRSGARHGSRARPRLLHGPAGVTGAAVGTVAAVAAGALLAVHLTAGGQDGEPAADTVASPSAVATGAAATTPPATTAAPSPSTTKPRPATPASSRPPATHAPVKAPPPAPPASSARKGVGVWSFNGVDSALDKSGAGWYYTWSTSHSGVSGPGFVPMIWGGASADASALAQAKKAGPYLLGFNEPDMSAQSNMTVDQALSLWPKLESTGKVLGSPAVAYGGDTAGGWLDRFMSGASTKGYRVDFIALHWYGGDFTTPDAVAQLKSYLQAVYNRYHKPIWLTEFALIDFSHGTRFPTDQQQAAFVTAAARMLDGLPYLQRYAWFGLGADDSKPSSGLFRSGAVETPAGRAFEAAR; encoded by the coding sequence ATGCGCGCAGGCGACCGTGTCGGACCCGACCCCGCGCTGGTGACCGCCGCGCGGGCGGGCGATCAGCCGGCGCTCGACCGGCTGGTCGCGCAGTGCCTGCCGCTGGTCTACAACGTCGTGGGCCGGGCGCTGGACGGGCACGACGATGTGGACGACGTGGTGCAGGAGACGCTGCTGCGGGTGGTGCGCGGTCTGGCGGACCTGCGCGACCCGGCGGCGTTCCGGTCCTGGCTGGTGGCCATCGCGGTGCGCCAGGTGCGGGACCGCGAGCAGGCGCGCAAGGCGTCCTGGCACCACCAGACGGCCCTGGACGCGGCCGAGCTGATACCCGACCCCGCGTCCGACTTCGCGGCGGTGACCATTTTGCGCCTCGGCCTGACCGACCAGCGCCGGGACATCGCCGAGGCCACCCGCTGGCTGGACGGCGACGACCGTACGCTGCTGGCGCTGTGGTGGCTGGAGGAGACCGGCGACCTCGGCCGCTCGGAACTGGCCGACGCGCTCGGCCTGACCCGGCAGCACGCGGCGGTCAAGGTGCAGCGGATGAAGGAGCAGCTGGAGACCTCGCGGTCGGTGGTACGCGCGCTGGGCGGCGGCCCGGAGTGCGACGGGCTGCGCCATCTGACCGGCGGCTGGGACGGGGTGCCGAGCCCCCTGTGGCGCAAGCGCTTCGCCCGTCACATCCGCGGCTGCGCCGACTGCACCGGGCGCGCCGGCGCGCTGCTGCCGATGGACCGGCTGCTCAGCGGGCTGCCGCTGCTGCCGGTGCCGATCGGCGTCGGCGGCCCGTTCGCCGCGCACGCCCCCGCCTTTCCCGCCGCCTTCGCCCACCCGGCGGCCCCCGTACCCCCCACCCCGGCCGCGGCTTCCGCGGCCCCGCGCACCGCTCCGCACTCACCCCCACGGCGGAGCGGTGCGCGGCATGGCTCACGGGCCAGGCCGCGGCTGCTGCACGGGCCGGCGGGGGTGACCGGCGCCGCGGTCGGCACCGTCGCCGCGGTCGCGGCGGGCGCGCTGCTCGCGGTGCACCTGACGGCCGGCGGCCAGGACGGCGAACCGGCCGCGGACACCGTGGCGTCGCCGTCCGCCGTCGCCACCGGCGCCGCGGCCACCACGCCGCCGGCCACCACCGCCGCGCCGAGCCCGTCGACCACCAAGCCCCGGCCGGCAACTCCCGCGAGCAGCAGGCCGCCCGCGACCCACGCGCCCGTCAAGGCACCGCCGCCCGCGCCGCCGGCGTCCTCCGCCCGCAAGGGAGTGGGGGTGTGGAGCTTCAACGGGGTGGACTCCGCGCTCGACAAGTCCGGTGCGGGTTGGTATTACACCTGGTCGACCAGCCACAGCGGGGTCAGCGGCCCCGGCTTCGTACCGATGATCTGGGGCGGGGCGAGCGCCGACGCGAGCGCGCTGGCGCAGGCGAAGAAGGCGGGGCCGTATCTGCTGGGCTTCAACGAGCCCGACATGTCGGCCCAGTCGAACATGACCGTGGACCAGGCGCTCTCGCTGTGGCCGAAGCTGGAGTCCACCGGCAAGGTGCTGGGCAGCCCCGCGGTCGCCTACGGCGGCGACACGGCGGGCGGCTGGCTGGACCGCTTCATGTCGGGGGCGAGCACGAAGGGCTACCGGGTCGACTTCATCGCCCTGCACTGGTACGGCGGCGACTTCACCACCCCCGACGCGGTGGCGCAGCTCAAGTCGTACCTCCAGGCGGTGTACAACCGGTACCACAAGCCGATCTGGCTCACCGAGTTCGCGCTGATCGACTTCTCCCACGGCACCCGTTTCCCGACCGACCAGCAGCAGGCGGCCTTCGTCACGGCGGCGGCCAGGATGCTGGACGGGCTGCCGTATCTGCAGCGGTACGCCTGGTTCGGGCTGGGCGCCGACGACAGCAAGCCGAGCAGCGGCCTCTTCCGCAGCGGCGCGGTGGAGACGCCCGCCGGGCGGGCCTTCGAGGCGGCGCGCTGA
- a CDS encoding winged helix DNA-binding domain-containing protein: MVNQPLALRTLNRTLLDRQLLLERADMGAEAAVAHLLGLQSQTPTSPYPGLWTRLAGFDFADLGRLLTERRAVRVVLMRNTVHLVTAADALRLRHWLGPMLERAFRGSQWARGAAGAEPAAVIAHGRALLREQPRTPAELRTEFAARFPGADPASLVNALRSWVPLAQLPPRGVWGAGGPPVYGLLEDWLGRPLTAPDPADLVRRYLAAFGPATPADMQKWCGLTGLKAVFAGMDLRACTAEDGRVLYDLPDAVLTDPSVPVTARFVGDFDNLVLSHADRTRIVPEGFRSRVMTVNGIVRGVILVDGFAGGTWRFDRAKGAAAVAVTHFAPLSAADRAALTAEGLRLLAAADPGAAHDVTFTAG; this comes from the coding sequence ATGGTCAATCAGCCGCTGGCACTGCGCACCCTCAACCGCACTCTGCTCGACCGGCAACTCCTGCTGGAGCGGGCCGACATGGGTGCCGAGGCCGCCGTTGCCCACCTGCTGGGCCTCCAGTCGCAGACGCCCACCTCCCCCTACCCCGGGCTGTGGACCCGGCTGGCCGGCTTCGACTTCGCCGATCTCGGCCGGCTGCTCACCGAGCGCCGGGCCGTCCGGGTGGTGCTGATGCGCAACACCGTGCATCTGGTGACGGCGGCGGACGCGCTGCGGTTGCGGCACTGGCTCGGCCCGATGCTGGAGCGGGCCTTCCGCGGCTCCCAGTGGGCCCGCGGAGCCGCGGGCGCGGAGCCAGCCGCGGTGATCGCCCACGGGCGCGCGCTGCTGCGCGAACAGCCGCGCACACCGGCCGAGTTGCGTACCGAATTCGCCGCCCGCTTCCCCGGCGCCGACCCGGCGTCGCTGGTCAACGCGCTGCGCTCGTGGGTGCCGCTGGCACAGCTGCCGCCGCGCGGGGTGTGGGGCGCGGGCGGGCCGCCGGTGTACGGCCTGCTGGAGGACTGGCTCGGCCGGCCGCTCACCGCCCCCGACCCGGCCGACCTGGTCCGCCGCTATCTGGCCGCCTTCGGCCCTGCCACGCCCGCCGACATGCAGAAGTGGTGCGGCCTGACCGGCCTGAAGGCCGTCTTCGCCGGCATGGACCTGCGCGCCTGCACCGCCGAGGACGGCCGGGTGCTGTACGACCTGCCGGACGCCGTACTCACCGACCCTTCGGTGCCGGTGACCGCGCGCTTCGTCGGCGACTTCGACAACCTCGTGCTGTCGCACGCCGACCGCACCCGGATCGTGCCGGAGGGCTTCCGCTCCCGGGTGATGACGGTCAACGGCATCGTGCGCGGCGTCATCCTGGTCGACGGATTCGCCGGCGGGACCTGGCGGTTCGACCGGGCCAAGGGCGCGGCGGCCGTCGCCGTCACGCACTTCGCCCCGCTGAGCGCCGCCGACCGGGCGGCGCTCACCGCCGAGGGCCTGCGGCTGCTCGCCGCCGCCGACCCGGGCGCCGCGCACGACGTGACCTTCACGGCGGGCTGA